In Psychrobacter sp. JCM 18902, a single window of DNA contains:
- a CDS encoding pilus assembly protein PilP, with the protein MNIQKLPTLLVLSMAVLSMTGCADRIGMAEQSMNDIRNQPAQPIEPPPKAELVEDFVYSASAQRSPFLPPSLVNVQGPTTSIDGVRPDITRVKEPLEQYELSQLIFRGVVISPEGQRYALVQRPDGSVASVKVGDYLGLNDGRIVEITPTQINLIEIVPDSRAGFVEKPQSLVSPIS; encoded by the coding sequence ATGAATATTCAAAAACTGCCTACGCTATTGGTTTTAAGCATGGCTGTATTGTCCATGACAGGGTGTGCGGATCGCATTGGTATGGCAGAGCAATCAATGAACGATATCCGTAATCAGCCAGCTCAACCTATTGAACCACCGCCCAAAGCTGAGCTAGTAGAAGACTTTGTTTATAGTGCCAGCGCACAGCGCAGTCCATTCTTACCACCGAGTTTAGTCAATGTCCAAGGTCCTACCACTTCCATCGATGGTGTGCGTCCTGACATTACCAGAGTGAAAGAACCTCTTGAGCAATATGAGCTATCGCAACTGATTTTTCGTGGTGTCGTAATTTCACCTGAAGGTCAGCGATATGCGTTGGTACAACGCCCTGATGGTTCAGTCGCGAGTGTTAAAGTAGGTGATTATCTTGGACTAAATGACGGCCGTATTGTTGAAATCACGCCGACCCAGATTAACTTGATTGAAATTGTGCCAGACAGCCGCGCTGGGTTTGTTGAAAAACCCCAGTCGTTGGTTTCACCCATAAGCTAA
- a CDS encoding penicillin-binding protein 1A, producing MTKKNATARLIHFLVGLVIACLALAVILALAVPIGFYGMAMYLSPTLPSIQEIKTANLEMPLQIYSSDDKLIGQYGNRLSLPVTFEDIPENLTHAFLAAEDASFFQHSGISIKGLGRAVTEVVTDDDSQTGGSTITMQVAKNYFLSPERTLNRKLVELFLARKIEDELSKNDILTLYVNKIYLGEGAYGIRAAAKKYYSKSLENLTIAETAMLAGLPKAPSKYNPVANPSRALTRRNWIIGRMHELGYISKAQRDEAISSPVGINLYKEKLDVNMPYLAEMTRSTLVDRYGEQVMHSGWRVRLTVDSKAQTDAEAAVLTGLVAYEHRHGWRGAEANDEPLENFRRYSNMTPAKVTKVNARSFEATMPSGENVTVGWSGMSWARKYISANRIGYFPDNARQIVNKNDIIRLIPTANGNWQLGQIPKLQGSLVSLNPETGAVNALVGGFDFNHSKFNRALQGWRQPGSTIKPLVYTAALEKGYRPDSIVSDRPIQVGDWKPKNSDQRFLGEITLRRGLYLSRNLVSIRLLQAIGISDTRDLLDEFGLDKEKLPTTLSLALGAGQATPLQMATAYATFANGGHRVQPYFIEQIYNYNNNLLFQANPRQACATCFNEKLEDLNRNLIEDYKKSIENEDSAIDDEVTVKEQNLENNDDIEQSGKTLNLKVYDASPQADRLKAPAVQYALAKQAPRILQPRVAFEMADILRDVVQRGTAVRAKALGRDDIGGKTGTTNEAKDAWFAGFHPTNATVVWMGFDQPSTMGRREYGGVAALPVWMDFMKAQLKDTPHQWVSINNRAKSKKQTQRIIEMTDDGILADDEDTDSSESEKPVKTQTQQRKSPPAEPVEAQSSSQAAKPSNSRSNDSVPQNPLSVTPVERMPPIPE from the coding sequence ATGACCAAAAAAAATGCTACCGCCCGTCTCATTCACTTTTTGGTGGGGCTTGTTATTGCCTGCTTGGCATTGGCAGTTATCTTAGCACTTGCTGTGCCCATTGGTTTTTATGGGATGGCGATGTATTTATCGCCTACCCTGCCTAGCATTCAAGAGATTAAAACAGCAAATTTAGAGATGCCATTACAGATATATAGTAGTGATGACAAACTCATTGGCCAATATGGTAACCGTTTATCCTTACCCGTTACTTTTGAAGATATTCCTGAAAATTTGACTCATGCTTTTTTAGCAGCAGAAGATGCGTCCTTTTTTCAGCACAGCGGTATTAGTATTAAAGGTCTTGGTCGCGCAGTGACAGAAGTAGTGACTGACGACGACAGCCAAACGGGCGGCTCTACCATTACCATGCAGGTTGCCAAAAACTACTTCTTAAGTCCAGAGCGCACCTTAAATCGCAAATTGGTCGAGCTATTTTTAGCACGTAAAATAGAAGATGAACTCAGTAAAAATGATATCTTGACGCTTTATGTCAACAAAATCTATCTAGGCGAAGGCGCTTATGGTATCCGCGCCGCGGCCAAAAAATACTATAGTAAATCACTAGAAAACCTCACTATTGCTGAAACAGCAATGCTGGCAGGTCTACCAAAAGCCCCTTCTAAATACAATCCTGTTGCCAATCCCAGTCGCGCGCTGACTCGCCGCAACTGGATTATTGGACGCATGCACGAGTTAGGCTATATCAGCAAAGCACAACGCGACGAAGCGATTAGCTCACCAGTAGGCATTAACCTCTATAAAGAGAAGCTCGACGTCAATATGCCGTATTTGGCAGAAATGACACGCTCTACCTTAGTTGATCGCTATGGTGAGCAAGTGATGCATAGTGGATGGCGGGTACGCCTTACGGTTGATAGCAAAGCACAGACAGATGCGGAAGCGGCGGTACTGACAGGTTTGGTGGCTTACGAACATCGTCATGGTTGGCGCGGGGCTGAAGCAAATGATGAACCGCTAGAAAATTTCCGCCGCTATAGCAATATGACTCCTGCCAAAGTCACCAAGGTTAATGCTCGCAGTTTTGAGGCGACAATGCCTTCTGGTGAGAATGTGACCGTTGGTTGGTCTGGGATGAGCTGGGCACGCAAGTATATTTCTGCCAATCGTATCGGTTACTTTCCTGACAACGCCCGCCAAATTGTCAATAAAAATGATATCATTCGTTTGATACCGACCGCGAATGGTAATTGGCAGCTGGGACAAATTCCCAAACTACAAGGAAGTCTGGTCTCCTTGAATCCAGAAACTGGCGCTGTTAATGCATTGGTCGGTGGCTTTGACTTTAATCACAGTAAATTCAATCGTGCTCTACAAGGCTGGCGTCAACCAGGCTCAACCATTAAACCGCTTGTCTATACCGCTGCTCTAGAAAAAGGCTATCGCCCAGATAGCATTGTTTCGGATCGACCGATTCAAGTGGGTGACTGGAAACCGAAAAATTCTGATCAACGTTTTTTAGGCGAAATCACTTTACGCCGTGGACTGTATTTATCTCGTAACTTAGTCTCTATTCGTCTCTTACAAGCCATTGGTATATCTGATACGCGCGACCTATTAGATGAATTCGGACTTGATAAAGAAAAGCTACCGACGACTTTGTCGTTAGCGTTAGGTGCAGGGCAAGCAACACCATTACAAATGGCAACAGCCTATGCTACATTCGCGAATGGTGGTCACCGTGTACAGCCGTATTTTATCGAACAAATTTATAATTATAATAATAACCTCCTCTTTCAGGCAAACCCACGCCAAGCGTGTGCCACCTGCTTCAATGAAAAACTTGAAGACCTCAATAGAAATCTCATCGAAGATTATAAGAAGTCAATTGAAAATGAAGACAGTGCTATCGATGATGAAGTGACGGTTAAAGAACAAAATTTAGAGAACAATGATGATATTGAACAAAGCGGTAAAACGCTAAATCTAAAGGTTTATGATGCTAGTCCACAGGCCGATCGCTTAAAAGCGCCAGCGGTTCAATATGCACTGGCTAAGCAAGCACCTCGAATCTTACAACCCAGAGTCGCTTTTGAGATGGCAGATATCTTACGTGACGTCGTACAGCGTGGTACGGCAGTACGAGCCAAGGCTTTAGGTCGTGATGATATTGGTGGCAAGACCGGTACCACCAATGAAGCAAAAGACGCTTGGTTTGCAGGTTTTCATCCTACCAATGCAACTGTCGTGTGGATGGGTTTTGATCAACCATCAACCATGGGTCGTCGCGAATATGGTGGTGTGGCAGCCCTACCCGTTTGGATGGATTTTATGAAAGCCCAACTCAAAGACACGCCTCATCAATGGGTATCTATCAATAACCGCGCCAAATCGAAAAAGCAAACGCAAAGAATTATAGAAATGACTGATGATGGTATTCTGGCCGATGATGAAGATACGGATAGCAGCGAATCAGAAAAACCAGTTAAGACGCAGACTCAACAGCGTAAATCACCACCAGCTGAGCCTGTTGAAGCACAAAGTAGCTCTCAAGCAGCCAAACCTAGTAACAGTCGTAGTAATGATAGCGTGCCGCAAAACCCTTTATCGGTAACACCCGTTGAGCGCATGCCACCGATACCAGAGTAG
- the pilQ gene encoding type IV pilus secretin PilQ yields MTVRNNKVTMMSNRVSSAFAISALAISMVAVSNSAHAAQRINEVSVVQTAPAVTQMRLGFEGLPVLPAAYQLDNPSRLVLDFEQVQNGLASRFNEYNIGMIDKVTTLNSDSTTRLIVELKQAGNYTTSIEDNDLLLTITDPNRPVMTNDPIQDVLNDNNAITTTAVVTPILETSSAPAVNIASKTVVKNQVPADTMVVRVNPLLSPQLAASQVSKQYSYDGLSAVNFAAGNDGGGNVSIALTNEAIPVDVQRQGNKLVVRLTGSTVPRNLLRRLNINSGLVDSIDTKNQGQNGVITINVKEDYEYQAYQSGNQLNINIRKPELLREPTLEEKVYSGEALSMEFQDVEIRSVLDILAQFTEMNIVASDSVAGNITLRLINVPWDQALDIILKSKNLGKRENGNVILVAPSTELAEQEARELEAQQAVESFAPLRTEYIRLSYAKAPDVLTLISQGSGSSGGSNANAADNNTLLSNRGTVTVDERTNTLIIKDVADSIENIHKLIGKIDIPVRQVMIEARIVSATDSFSKEIGVRWGILSNGAANNRNLLVGGSNQTLWDLKDFDVETTTVNGQTVSYPSYDISRPDNLNVDLGVANPAGSIAFGLLGISDFMLDLELSAMQADNRGEVISTPKILTADKQTAKVSSGTQIPYQEASASGATTTSFKEAALSLEATPNITPDGKIGLQLLITNGTPVRSLDGQVAIAEDSVSTNVMVEDGQTIVLGGVFKNSKSNGVDKVPFLGDLPYIGRAFRKDVRNNSKEELLIFITPKLINDGISRID; encoded by the coding sequence ATGACAGTACGCAATAACAAGGTAACGATGATGAGCAACCGCGTATCTTCTGCTTTTGCCATTTCAGCATTGGCAATCAGCATGGTAGCAGTGAGTAATAGTGCCCATGCCGCACAGCGCATTAACGAAGTTTCTGTGGTACAAACTGCACCAGCAGTGACGCAAATGCGTTTGGGATTTGAAGGTTTACCAGTGTTACCTGCTGCCTATCAGCTTGATAACCCTAGCCGTTTGGTATTAGATTTTGAACAAGTGCAAAATGGACTTGCTAGTCGCTTTAATGAATACAATATTGGTATGATTGATAAGGTCACGACTTTAAATAGTGACAGTACCACGCGCCTGATTGTTGAGCTAAAACAGGCAGGTAACTATACGACATCGATTGAGGATAACGATTTACTATTGACCATTACTGATCCTAACCGTCCAGTAATGACCAATGATCCTATCCAAGACGTACTCAATGACAATAATGCGATCACGACGACAGCAGTCGTTACACCGATTTTAGAAACCAGTAGTGCACCGGCAGTCAATATAGCCAGTAAAACGGTGGTTAAAAACCAAGTGCCTGCTGATACCATGGTGGTCAGAGTTAACCCATTATTAAGCCCACAACTTGCTGCATCGCAAGTGAGTAAGCAATATAGCTATGATGGTTTGAGTGCCGTCAATTTTGCCGCAGGAAATGATGGTGGTGGCAACGTTAGCATCGCACTTACCAATGAAGCCATTCCCGTTGATGTACAACGTCAAGGCAACAAGTTAGTGGTACGCTTAACGGGTAGCACCGTGCCAAGAAATTTATTGCGTCGTTTGAATATTAATAGTGGTCTGGTTGATAGTATTGATACTAAAAACCAAGGTCAGAATGGTGTAATCACTATTAATGTCAAAGAAGATTATGAGTATCAGGCTTATCAATCAGGCAATCAGCTGAATATTAATATCAGAAAACCTGAGCTACTACGTGAGCCAACACTTGAAGAAAAAGTCTATAGCGGTGAAGCGCTATCTATGGAGTTTCAAGACGTTGAAATTCGCAGTGTCTTAGATATCCTAGCGCAGTTCACAGAAATGAATATTGTGGCTAGTGATTCAGTCGCGGGCAATATCACCTTACGCCTGATTAATGTCCCATGGGATCAAGCGCTAGATATTATTCTAAAGAGTAAAAATCTTGGTAAGCGTGAAAATGGCAATGTCATTTTGGTTGCGCCTTCCACCGAGCTTGCTGAGCAAGAAGCACGTGAGCTTGAAGCGCAGCAAGCGGTTGAGTCTTTTGCGCCATTACGCACAGAATATATTCGTCTTAGCTATGCAAAAGCGCCAGATGTTTTGACACTTATTTCTCAAGGCAGTGGCTCATCAGGTGGCAGCAATGCAAATGCTGCTGATAACAATACCTTATTGTCTAATCGTGGAACGGTAACGGTAGATGAACGTACCAATACTTTAATTATTAAAGATGTGGCTGACAGTATCGAAAATATCCATAAGTTGATTGGTAAAATTGATATTCCAGTCCGTCAGGTCATGATTGAAGCGCGTATTGTGAGTGCCACTGATAGCTTTAGTAAAGAGATTGGGGTTCGTTGGGGTATCTTGTCAAATGGTGCTGCCAACAACCGTAATTTATTGGTCGGTGGTAGTAATCAAACGTTATGGGATTTAAAAGACTTTGATGTAGAAACGACGACGGTAAATGGTCAAACGGTTTCTTATCCTTCATACGATATTAGCCGCCCTGATAACTTAAACGTCGATTTAGGGGTTGCCAACCCCGCGGGTAGTATTGCCTTTGGTTTGCTCGGTATATCTGATTTTATGTTAGATCTTGAGCTGTCAGCCATGCAAGCGGATAACCGTGGTGAAGTGATTTCTACGCCGAAGATTCTGACAGCAGACAAGCAAACGGCGAAAGTCTCTTCAGGGACGCAGATTCCTTATCAAGAAGCGTCTGCCAGTGGAGCAACCACTACTAGCTTTAAAGAAGCAGCATTGAGTCTAGAGGCCACACCAAATATCACCCCAGATGGCAAAATCGGTTTGCAATTGTTAATCACTAACGGCACACCAGTAAGATCGCTAGATGGGCAAGTTGCTATTGCCGAAGATTCTGTTTCAACCAATGTCATGGTTGAAGACGGTCAGACCATTGTGTTAGGTGGCGTCTTTAAGAACAGCAAAAGCAATGGTGTCGATAAAGTACCGTTCTTAGGTGATCTGCCTTATATTGGTCGTGCCTTCCGTAAGGATGTGCGCAACAACTCTAAAGAAGAGCTGCTGATATTTATCACGCCAAAATTAATCAATGATGGTATTAGCCGCATAGATTAA
- a CDS encoding PilN domain-containing protein, producing MARINLLPWRQEERERRNKEFLTLVVAVTLLTLLAAFASWSYFNNELDEQLDANALIEKENALLDTALTEIDSLEQRREDIISRMQVIQDLQGRRPVPVRLWDDLAKAIPPALYLNNLKREGDVLTLTGRADNPNIVSSLIRNLDDSKWMGDSAVSNIQQNISAYESAPVLNNTVTAGEQPRPIYPEDSYVQFVITTKVQSETAVPVEGADGTTVPGGEL from the coding sequence ATGGCTCGTATTAACCTATTACCTTGGCGCCAAGAAGAGCGCGAGCGTCGCAATAAAGAATTTCTCACGTTAGTAGTGGCAGTGACTTTACTCACTTTATTGGCTGCATTTGCTTCATGGAGCTACTTTAACAACGAGCTTGATGAACAACTTGATGCGAACGCATTGATTGAAAAAGAAAATGCGCTTTTAGATACGGCTTTGACTGAAATTGATAGTCTGGAGCAGCGCCGTGAGGATATTATTTCACGTATGCAAGTCATTCAAGACTTGCAGGGTCGACGTCCTGTGCCTGTTCGTTTATGGGATGATCTTGCTAAAGCCATTCCGCCGGCACTCTATTTGAATAACCTCAAACGTGAAGGCGATGTTTTGACGTTGACAGGTCGAGCTGATAATCCAAATATTGTATCAAGTTTGATTCGTAATCTTGATGATAGTAAATGGATGGGTGATTCAGCCGTTAGTAATATCCAACAAAATATCAGTGCTTATGAATCTGCACCAGTGCTTAATAATACGGTCACCGCTGGCGAACAGCCGCGTCCTATTTATCCTGAAGACAGTTATGTACAGTTTGTGATCACGACCAAAGTACAGTCGGAAACAGCCGTTCCTGTAGAAGGTGCTGACGGTACCACTGTACCTGGAGGTGAGTTATGA
- a CDS encoding type 4a pilus biogenesis protein PilO, producing MKLNRKKSLIKTKKTALKPKQQFDLQEFRRSFESLDSENYGSWPLPVKVTVIGLIITLIAALAWALPISSKIDEINAAESQQQTLLDSYREKESRARHLKAYQEQVVQMEAEFNTLLDQLPKDTRVSELVEGINMTGVGSNIRFQDISVEPEIENEFFIEQPIRIAALGEYHQFGSFISGLAALPRIITMHDFEVSNPQPTLDVLPELNLVLQTKTYRSKEADPEGDETVAVTDAATTDNAGGN from the coding sequence ATGAAGCTTAACCGTAAAAAAAGCCTGATTAAAACCAAAAAAACAGCCTTGAAACCAAAGCAACAGTTTGATTTACAGGAGTTTCGCCGCAGTTTTGAATCGTTGGACTCTGAAAACTACGGCAGCTGGCCATTACCTGTAAAGGTAACGGTAATAGGGCTTATCATTACGCTCATCGCAGCGTTGGCGTGGGCTTTACCGATTAGTAGTAAGATCGATGAGATCAATGCTGCTGAGAGTCAGCAACAAACGTTACTTGATAGCTATCGTGAAAAAGAATCACGCGCGCGTCATTTAAAAGCTTACCAAGAGCAAGTTGTCCAAATGGAAGCTGAGTTCAATACCTTACTCGATCAGCTACCAAAAGATACTCGTGTATCAGAGCTGGTAGAGGGCATTAACATGACGGGTGTCGGCAGCAATATACGTTTTCAAGACATTTCAGTAGAGCCTGAGATTGAAAACGAATTTTTTATTGAGCAACCTATCCGCATTGCTGCTTTGGGCGAATATCATCAGTTTGGTAGCTTTATTAGTGGTCTTGCCGCCTTACCACGAATCATTACTATGCATGATTTTGAGGTCAGCAATCCGCAGCCGACATTGGATGTTTTACCGGAGCTTAATTTGGTATTACAAACCAAAACCTATCGTTCAAAAGAAGCTGACCCTGAGGGTGATGAAACGGTTGCTGTCACTGACGCTGCAACCACTGATAATGCAGGAGGCAACTAA
- the aroB gene encoding 3-dehydroquinate synthase translates to MATPLFHDGLTVHTQSHDYPIVITEKTAIEHNSMAKLITPYIRGRQILIVTNDTVAPLYLSALEKELTEQFTVRVCVLPDGEQYKHQSSIDQIYDVLMVAHFNRDVTLIALGGGVIGDMTGFAAASFMRGVNFIQIPTTLLSQVDSSVGGKTGINHPQGKNMIGAFWQPQMVLADMSTLKTLPARELSAGLAEVIKYALIMDVTFLDWLEVNLPAMMDLDLAVLGDAVKRCCQYKADIVAQDERESGVRALLNFGHTFGHVIETHEGYGNWLHGEAVAAGMVQAAELSQRMGWLTVEDVARIKRILTLANLPITPPRIDTQTALSLMGHDKKVKHGQIRLILLKSLGQAVLTNDFDEDLLHEVLSQHRV, encoded by the coding sequence ATGGCAACGCCACTGTTTCATGACGGTTTAACGGTTCATACGCAAAGCCATGACTATCCAATCGTCATTACTGAGAAAACAGCGATAGAGCACAACAGTATGGCAAAGCTGATCACACCTTATATTCGTGGTCGCCAAATATTGATTGTCACTAATGACACTGTTGCGCCTTTGTACCTAAGCGCTTTAGAGAAAGAGTTAACAGAGCAGTTCACTGTGCGTGTTTGCGTATTGCCAGATGGTGAGCAATATAAGCATCAGAGCAGTATTGATCAAATTTACGATGTATTGATGGTAGCGCATTTTAATCGTGACGTTACGCTTATTGCTTTAGGTGGTGGCGTTATTGGTGATATGACGGGCTTTGCTGCTGCAAGCTTTATGCGTGGTGTAAACTTTATCCAGATTCCAACCACGCTACTGTCACAAGTGGATTCGAGCGTTGGTGGTAAGACGGGCATCAATCATCCTCAAGGCAAAAACATGATTGGCGCTTTTTGGCAGCCGCAAATGGTCCTTGCAGACATGAGTACGCTCAAGACTTTGCCAGCGCGCGAGTTGTCAGCCGGGTTGGCTGAGGTTATTAAATATGCACTCATTATGGATGTCACGTTCTTAGATTGGCTGGAAGTCAATCTGCCAGCGATGATGGATTTGGATTTAGCGGTACTTGGTGATGCCGTAAAACGCTGCTGTCAGTATAAAGCCGATATCGTCGCGCAAGATGAAAGAGAGTCAGGCGTGCGAGCATTGTTAAATTTTGGTCATACTTTTGGTCATGTCATTGAAACCCATGAGGGCTATGGTAATTGGCTACACGGTGAGGCAGTCGCTGCTGGCATGGTACAAGCCGCAGAGTTATCACAGAGAATGGGTTGGTTAACGGTCGAAGACGTTGCTCGTATTAAGCGTATTTTAACCTTAGCAAATTTGCCTATCACCCCGCCACGCATTGATACACAAACGGCGCTAAGCTTGATGGGACATGATAAAAAAGTGAAACACGGACAAATCCGCCTGATTTTGTTAAAATCACTAGGTCAGGCCGTATTGACCAATGATTTCGATGAAGATCTTTTGCACGAGGTATTGTCACAACACCGCGTATAA
- a CDS encoding DUF6586 family protein, with amino-acid sequence MAGKTRVAKYQADRTNQKLYFCRLSCQAAGSTDDKQLYQAHCETAIFHLYGAFLAFTQELGYFYSLNMSAPTLSDIEQALSERTQVSPEIQRLQQLQQQGFLANIERAYQRCLYAVPPDTIVDQTPSNTASPDLIVNVVTLSNQWLPDETTIREWRQQFLELIEQLRAGMVEF; translated from the coding sequence ATGGCAGGTAAAACCCGTGTTGCCAAATATCAAGCAGATCGAACCAATCAAAAACTGTATTTCTGTCGTCTATCTTGCCAAGCGGCGGGAAGTACCGATGATAAGCAGCTATACCAAGCCCATTGTGAAACTGCTATTTTTCATCTATACGGTGCCTTTCTCGCATTTACCCAAGAGCTAGGTTATTTTTATAGTTTAAACATGAGCGCACCAACATTGTCAGATATTGAACAAGCATTGAGCGAGCGTACCCAAGTATCGCCTGAGATTCAGCGGTTACAGCAGTTACAGCAGCAGGGTTTTTTGGCCAATATAGAGCGTGCGTATCAGCGTTGTCTATACGCCGTGCCACCAGATACTATTGTAGATCAAACACCAAGCAATACTGCCTCACCTGATCTTATTGTTAACGTTGTGACCTTGTCAAATCAATGGCTGCCAGATGAGACGACAATACGAGAATGGCGTCAGCAGTTCTTAGAGCTGATTGAGCAACTACGTGCTGGTATGGTTGAGTTCTAA
- a CDS encoding pilus assembly protein PilM gives MRLFTSKSQNLIGVDICATSVKLVDIQRQQGMFHLKSYGIERLPEGIVVDKLLVDTEAVGHIIANLAKRCHVAGSSAATAVSGSAVITKIIDMDAALSDVEREAQIRLDADQYIPYPLEDVNLDFEVLGPSLASDDMVQVLLAASRSENVDQRVDALTFGGLQTKVMDIESHAIERAFGLMVDNLPNAPELVALIDIGHNQTTLYIAKNGEFIYSREQLFGGVQLTEAIQNRYGLSAEEAAISKRERTLPDDYYLDVLTPFIENAIQQITRSLQFYFSSSQYSSIDHVVLAGGSSSIAGLAGMAQQKLGVTVSIANPFINMTIAPNIDNEQLAIDAPSLMAACGLALRSFD, from the coding sequence GTGAGGCTATTTACTTCCAAAAGTCAGAATTTAATTGGTGTGGATATCTGTGCCACTTCAGTAAAGTTGGTTGACATACAGCGCCAACAGGGCATGTTTCATCTAAAATCTTATGGTATTGAAAGACTGCCAGAAGGTATAGTCGTCGATAAACTTCTTGTAGATACTGAAGCGGTTGGTCATATTATTGCTAACTTAGCTAAACGTTGTCATGTCGCTGGTAGTAGTGCTGCAACTGCCGTGTCAGGGTCAGCAGTAATCACTAAAATTATTGATATGGATGCTGCGCTAAGCGACGTTGAGCGTGAAGCGCAGATACGTTTAGATGCTGATCAATACATACCTTATCCATTAGAAGACGTCAACCTAGACTTTGAAGTTTTAGGGCCTTCTTTAGCAAGTGATGACATGGTGCAAGTCTTGCTTGCCGCATCACGCTCGGAGAATGTTGACCAAAGAGTTGATGCCTTAACCTTTGGTGGTCTTCAAACGAAGGTCATGGATATTGAATCCCATGCGATAGAGCGTGCTTTTGGACTCATGGTAGATAACTTACCAAATGCTCCTGAGTTAGTGGCTCTGATAGATATTGGTCACAATCAAACGACTTTATATATTGCTAAAAACGGTGAGTTTATCTATAGCCGTGAACAACTATTTGGTGGTGTTCAGTTGACAGAAGCGATACAAAATCGTTATGGACTATCTGCTGAAGAAGCGGCTATCAGTAAGCGTGAGCGTACCTTACCAGATGACTACTACCTTGATGTGTTGACGCCTTTTATCGAAAATGCTATTCAACAAATTACTCGCTCATTGCAATTTTATTTTTCTTCCAGCCAATACAGTAGTATCGATCATGTGGTTCTTGCTGGTGGTAGTAGCTCTATTGCTGGTCTTGCTGGCATGGCACAGCAAAAACTTGGGGTGACTGTCAGTATTGCCAACCCTTTTATCAATATGACTATTGCACCAAATATCGATAATGAGCAACTGGCCATTGATGCACCAAGTTTAATGGCTGCATGCGGTCTTGCGTTAAGGAGCTTCGACTAA
- the aroK gene encoding shikimate kinase AroK: MVEELPSVFLVGPMGAGKTTIGKLLAKQLGRTFVDSDWYIESQTGADIAWIFAKEGEAGFRERETRAIDELTQKDQIVLATGGGAVMCAENRAFLHQRGIVVYLNAPVDVQMARTAKDKSRPLLQQPNPRKILQDLYSTRDPLYRQVAHIIMPTGHTYPRHMVNQLLQQLESFTDSTVIAPKDKEN; this comes from the coding sequence ATGGTGGAGGAATTGCCGTCGGTGTTTTTAGTAGGGCCGATGGGAGCAGGGAAGACAACCATCGGTAAATTGCTGGCTAAGCAGTTGGGGCGCACCTTTGTAGACAGTGATTGGTACATTGAATCGCAGACAGGGGCTGACATTGCTTGGATATTCGCCAAAGAAGGCGAGGCGGGCTTCCGTGAGCGTGAAACGCGCGCCATCGATGAGTTGACTCAAAAAGACCAAATCGTTTTAGCGACCGGTGGTGGCGCTGTGATGTGTGCTGAAAACAGAGCGTTTTTGCATCAGCGCGGCATCGTGGTTTATTTGAATGCGCCAGTTGATGTGCAAATGGCTCGCACGGCTAAAGACAAATCACGACCACTGTTACAGCAGCCAAATCCTAGAAAAATCTTGCAAGATTTATATAGCACGCGTGATCCCTTATATCGCCAAGTCGCTCATATTATTATGCCAACCGGTCATACTTATCCCCGTCATATGGTCAATCAGCTCTTACAGCAACTAGAATCATTTACTGACTCGACTGTTATAGCACCAAAAGATAAAGAAAATTAA